A genomic region of Caenorhabditis elegans chromosome V contains the following coding sequences:
- the ZK697.14 gene encoding DeHydrogenases, Short chain (Partially confirmed by transcript evidence), whose product MAPRSILITGANRGIGLGLVKQFLKNEGIQLVIATCRNPSKADELNSIADSRLQIFPLEIDCDDSIKKLYENVDTLVGTDGLTVLINNAAICSVYEIEGQISRTYMRQQIETNSVSTAILTQNFIPLLKKASAKNGGEEYSTDRAAIVNISSGAASIGYIDDKQPGIYIAYRMSKSALNSFSKSCSVELAKYHILVTAMCPGWVKTDMGGENGWEEVDDATEKIMKSILKLGAAQHGAFINSSLEVYPN is encoded by the exons ATGGCTCCAAGAAGTATTCTAATTACCGGTGCAAATCGTGGTATCGGCCTTGGGCTTGTGAAgcagtttctcaaaaatgaagGCATTCAACTTGTAATTGCAACTTGCAGAAATCCATCAAAAGCTGAT GAACTGAACAGCATTGCTGATTCGCGTCTACAAATTTTTCCATTGGAGATAGACTGCGACGACTCTATCAAGAAATTGTATGAAAAC gttGATACCCTCGTTGGCACTGACGGCCTTACAGTTCTTATCAACAATGCTGCAATTTGTTCAGTCTACGAGATTGAAGGACAGATTAGCAGAACATATATGCGTCAACAAATTGAGACAAACTCAGTCTCTACCGCCATCCTGACCCAGAACTTTATACCATTGCTCAAGAAAGCGTCGGCAAAGAACGGCGGTGAAGAATATTCGACTGATCGCGCGGCAATCGTCAACATTTCTTCCGGAGCTGCATCCATTGGATATATCGATGACAAACAACCTGGTATATAT atcGCTTACCGTATGAGCAAATCCGCATTGAACTCATTCTCCAAGTCTTGTTCGGTTGAGCTGGCCAAGTACCACATCTTGGTTACGGCAATGTGTCCTGGTTGGGTCAAGACTGATATGGGGGGAGAAAATGGATGGGAAGAG GTTGACGATGCAACCGAAAAGATTATGAAAAGCATTTTAAAACTTGGCGCTGCTCAACACGGAGCTTTCATCAACTCCAGCTTGGAAGTGTATCCAAATTGA
- the clec-204 gene encoding C-type lectin domain-containing protein (Confirmed by transcript evidence) — translation MNLLPCLLIFLLYKQVESDDCANYILNSNAVSLNKINGKCIAVPNTAFSGSAAASCSDTGNGVQFVKLSIDSKEENDFVANGLKAIPYKMAYIGLGHSVAGWEWMNGDSSIYRNWAHPPDAPTAEPTTEPSTLPPAEQRRSTAVVIGIDASLFSTNSLTFAQVEFARSLSAYIGARGPAEFAFFAYGCAQMSPYMNQYPNFVSTFVDTDTMIRNLNETINHDCVRTNPLDFRSMFRDQTVYYNRYTTSYRPFKSQFLSMIYFSSSTDSDNIKAASSLYPMADSSVITINIGDKSIDISPLSIPVGKNGIRVKTADDILGLVPKIDSMIFGTTAAAAGGASKEFKEPSIDATTYTDCAYMNVTDKLWYSDGECTTERQVLCQYVLPTPPTPNPTISWQDPCFYETTTFKYFESLHNAKCYRVSSEKKQFVDAENLCLSKHPLFLHTPKLTSIETKIEEDQVRTLIHTQPLVNEGMFWFGLKRDPSNSSNWYFINGDTYDSSYQNWRSGYPRDADGCDCVALVINDNSWVNTDCNKQLYSICAFQFNFTDTAF, via the exons ATGAATTTATTACcttgtttattgatttttctattataCAAACAAGTTGAGTCAGATGATTGTGCTAATTAtatattaaattcaaatgccgtttcattaaataaa ATTAATGGAAAATGCATAGCAGTCCCCAACACAGCATTCAGTGGGTCAGCAGCAGCTTCCTGTAGCGATACAGGAAATGGAGTTCAGTTCGTCAAGTTATCAATCGACAGTAAGGAGGAAAATGACTTTGTCGCAA atggcTTGAAGGCCATTCCTTATAAGATGGCTTATATAGGTCTTGGTCATTCAGTTGCGGGATGGGAATGGATGAACGGGGACAGTTCAATTTATAGGAATTGGG cccaTCCACCAGATGCTCCAACAGCTGAACCAACTACCGAACCATCCACACTTCCACCAGCTGAACAGAGAAGATCAACTGCCGTAGTTATCGGAATTGACGCTTCATTGTTTTCAACGAATTCGTTGACATTTGCG CAAGTCGAGTTCGCCAGATCACTTTCCGCCTATATTGGTGCTCGCGGGCCAGCAGAATTCGCATTTTTCGCGTATGGTTGTGCCCAGATGTCGCCTTATATGAACCAGTATCCAAACTTTGTGAGCACATTTGTGGATACTGATACAATGATTCGGAATCTTAATGAGACAATTAATCATGACTGTGTTCGCACCAATCCGCTGGATTTTCGCTC AATGTTTCGAGATCAGACCGTCTACTATAATCGATATACCACGTCATACCGGCCATTCAAATCACAATTCTTATCAATGATCTACTTCAGTTCTTCTAC aGACTCTGATAACATAAAAGCGGCCAGCTCCCTCTACCCAATGGCAGACTCGTCAGTTATCACAATTAACATTGGTGATAAGTCCATTGATATTTCGCCTTTATCGATTCCAGTTGGCAAGAATGGGATTCGAGTGAAAACTGCAGACGATATTTTGGGTCTCGTCCCGAAAATAGATTCTATGATTTTTGGCACGACGGCTGCAGCGGCTGGTGGCGCGAGCAAGGAATTCAAAG AACCCTCTATCGACGCAACTACCTACACGGATTGTGCGTACATGAACGTGACCGACAAGCTTTGGTACTCGGACGGGGAATGTACCACGGAACGACAAGTGCTCTGCCAATATGTGCTCCCAACACCACCGACACCGAATCCAACGATTTCATGGCAAGATcc ATGCTTCTACGAAACGacaacttttaaatatttcgagTCATTACACAATGCCAAATGCTATAGG GTGTCCTCAGAAAAAAAGCAGTTTGTTGATGCTGAAAATCTGTGCTTATCCAAACATCCATTATTCCTGCATACCCCTAAACTGACATCAATTGAGACAAAAATCGAAGAGGATCAGGTTAGAA ctttaataCACACACAACCTCTTGTCAATGAGGGAATGTTTTGGTTTGGGTTGAAACGGGACCCCTCAAATTCTTCAAACTGGTATTTCATCAACGGAGACACCTATGACTCCAGTTATCAAAACTGGCGATCCGGATATCCACGAGATGCTGATGGTTGTGATTGTGTGGCGCTGGTGATAAATGATAATTCATGGGTGAATACTGACTGCAATAAGCAGCTGTATTCGATATGTGCTTTTCAGTTCAACTTTACGGATACAGCTTTTTAA